The window GTAGTTGCAATTGGAAGTGGTTTTTGCTTTTTAATGACTTCTATTACTTCTGTTGTTAGTTTAACCATATTATCACCATTTAATATGTAGTTCAATGTATTCATAAATGTTTTGATGATCGTTCTAAAGTGTTTGAATTAAAATTCTTATTAAAATATCAAGAATGGGATTATATCAGCTTATATCATTCAATAGGCAACCAGGACAGTTAATTCCAGATATCTGTACATTCAAACAGACTTCTGCTATCCACTCCGAGTCGATGTCATCATTCCATACCTTTCCACAATATCCCTGAACCTGCGAAGACTTTATCAAGATATTTCAGGAATCCCACAGGGCCTTATGAACAAATTATTTGAAATGATCAAAGCCCTGCAAAAATAAATTCAACTGACCTTGGTGATATATTTATTACAGTTCACAATATCAGGAATGTATTATGCGAATCGCTGTTATTGCCATCCAGGGAAATGTTGAAGAACACATAACTGCAGCCAAACGGGCCATTGAGGACATGGATATACCTGCTGAGGTTATTCCGGTCCGCCATAGCGGCACAATCCCATCGTGCGATGCCATTATCCTGCCCGGGGGGGAAAGCACGACCCTGGGGAGGTTGATTGCCAGGGAAAGGATGGATATCGAAATAAAGGATGCAGCCACATCTGGCAAGGCTATAATGGGGACCTGTGCAGGTCTGGTACTGCTGGCAAAAGACGGCGGCGAACAGGCAAAGCGTACAGGCCAGAAACTCCTGAAAGTCATGGACATTGATGTAAACCGCAACGCTTTCGGCAGCCAGCGCAATTCTTTTGAGGTCCCGTTGGAGGTTGCACATCTGGACTCACCTTATAATGCTGTATTTATCCGTGCGCCAGCTATCACCTGGGTGGGGCCTGAGGTGGAAGTTATTGCCAGGTTTGAAAAATGGATCGTGGCAGCAAAGCAGGGAAATATACTGGCCCTTTCATTTCATCCTGAACTTACTCAGGATCTTAGGATTCACCATTATTTTTTTGGACTGGTAAAATAACCGTTTTACATATAGATATTTCTTGAACCACCTATCTTCTTTACTCCATTATATGATGCATTTGCGGCATCAGTACCAAGAGCAGCAGCGCAGATAGAACAGCCATACTTCCACCGAAAATAAAAGGTACGGGGGCGCCTAAAATGTCCCATAACAGCCCGGCAATGATACTCGCAAAGAGCATCATCATGCCAGTAGCGGCATAGTATATTCCAAGGGCAGTAGCCCGCTTGTCTGAAGGGACCAGGTCCACTACATAGGCTTTCCCTATGCCTTCAGTCAGTGCCTCATATAATCCGTAGATTATGAAAAGCGGCCATACATAGATACTTTCCTGTATCAATGCGAATCCAAAATACACCCCGGCAAAGACCAGAAACCCTGCTGTCATTATATCTCGCCGCCCTTTTTTATCAGATAATGTACCCAGTGGAAAAGAGAAGAGCGAGTAAACAATATTAAACAGGATATAGGACAATATTACCAGATATGGTGAAAAACCCATTTCCTGTGCCCTCAGAATCAAAAACACATTACTGGAGTTGCCAAGTGCGAAAATAATCGTGATCAGCAGGAACACTTTGTAATGCCTGCCAAACTGGGAGATGTTAAAATAAATCGTATCAGTTCGGGCGCATTTTCGCTCTTCCACAAAAAAAGCAACAAGCAGAATGCTAATCAGTCCAGGTATGAACGCCACCAGAAATACCAGCCTGTAGTTGAGAGAAGTCATATACAACAGTACAAGTGCGATCATTGGTCCCACTACTGCACCGATGGTATCCATTGACCTGTGTAGCCCGAATGACCTGCCCCTGTTAACAGGATCGCATGAATCAGCGATCAGGGCATCACGAGCCGAGGTACGAAGCCCTTTGCCTGTCCTGTCCATCAATCTTGCTATGAGCACATGGGGCCAGCCCAATGCCAGGGCCAGGACAGGTTTTGAGAATGCAGAAATACTGTACCCCAAAACCAGGAAAGGTTTGCGCATACCCTTTTTATCAGAAAACCAGCCCGACACTACCTTCAGAATACTGGCAGCACTCTCTGCCAATCCCTCGATCAGGCCTACCACAGACATAGGTACGCCCAATACCAGGGTAAGAAATAATGGAATGACGGGGTAGATCATCTCACTGGCAATGTCAGTGAACAGGCTTACCAGACCCAGGACGAAGACATTTTTCTTGATACCTGATATCAGAAAATCTGGTTCTTCTTCTGGATGCGTTTTGATTTTGGTCATATTATCTTCAGGCAATATTATATCGACCCTTTCGTTTAGTTTCCCAATTCCATTAAAATTTCAGGGATAACTATGCAGCATTCCCAAACCGCTTCGTCAGAAACTTCTCGATCTCGATTATAAAGAACCCTGGCAGCGCAGCCAGGAACATAATACCCCACCAATCTATTGGTATTGGTGCGGTTCTAAGCGGATTGAACCCAATGTCAGGCAGGACATAGATCAAAAGTAGCTGCAGGCTTATCGTAATTGCAATTCCGGCAAGCAGCCACCTGTTTGAAAACGGGCTGAAGGTAAAAGCCGATTTTGTAATTGAGCGTGCAGTAATGAGATAACACAAATGCACTATGATAACGGTAGTAAATGCTGCGGTCTGGGCTTGCCTTATTATGTCTTCATGAACAACGACCCCATCCACAATTGCGGGCATGCCGTAATATGAATAAATAAAAAATCCAGCTGCTGCCATTGCAATAGAGACCAATCCAACTTTTTTGAAAAATGGTGCTGAAGTTATTTTCTCATTTGGGTCACGTGGCGAACGCTCAAGCAACCCCTTCTCCATTGGCTCCATAATAATTGGAAGTGCAAGTGCTACCGCATCCAAAAGGTTAATCCACAGGATCTGCACTGGCTCTACAGGCAGTCGGTTGTTAAAGAGAATTAAAAAAGGTGAAAGAAGAAGTGCTCCAATTACCAATAAGGACTGTCCTCCATTTGTTGGAAGGGTATAAAGAATTACTTTTTTAATGTTATCGAAAACATACCGTCCTTCTTCTACAGCAGCCACTATGCTGGCAAAATTATCATCAATAAGGATCATATCAGAAGCTTCCTTGCTCACATCAGTTCCGATTATCCCCATAGCAATTCCAATATCTGCAGCCTTCAATGCAGGAGCATCATTCACACCATCTCCGGTGACGGCTACGATATGCCCATGACGCTGCAGCTGTTTAGTAATGCGGTATTTATGTTCAGGTGCTACTCTGGCATATACCGAGACCGATTCCACTATATCGTACAATTGATCATCGCTCATATGTGATATGTCGTCACCCCTTAGCACTGTAGAGGTGGGGCCGCATATCCCAAGTTGTTCGGCAATAGCTTTCGCTGTCAATGCATGATCCCCTGTAATCATTATTGTTCTAATGCCAGCTGAGCGGCATTTTGCAACTGCCTCAATAACCTCCTCTCTTGGAGGATCGATCATTCCCTGAAGTCCCAGAAAAGTAAGTTCCTTTACACAATCAGAGTGGAGTGATGTCTTATCCTTATTCACGGTCTTATACGCCATTGCGAGCACCCGCAAGGCATTCTGCGCCATATCCCCGGCTTTATCTTCAATTATCTGAACAGCTTTTTCATCTAAATGAACCACTTCCCCGTTCACCAAATGGTATGTACACATCTTGAGTACTCGCTCTGGCGAGCCTTTCACATATATTATATTACATGATGAATCGCCTTCATGGAGAGTTGCCATGTACTGTTGTTCAGACTCGAAAGGAATCACATCCATCCTGGGATGTTTTTCGGTTTTTTCGTTGATATCCACAATACCTGCTTTTTCAGCAGATACTATTATTGCCCCTTCAGTCGGATCACCTATTATAGAATATTCTTCTGATTTTTGAATGAGGACTGCATCGTTGCACATATATCCTGCCATCAATGTCTTAATCAGATCAGGATCACACTGAGCCGGGTTGATAATTGCATCCCCTGCAATAAACTCACCTTTTGGTTCATATCCCACTCCAGTTACAGTATAATCCTTTCCACCACAATAGATTCTTGATACTGTCATCTGGTTCTTGGTT is drawn from Methanosarcinales archaeon and contains these coding sequences:
- the pdxT gene encoding pyridoxal 5'-phosphate synthase glutaminase subunit PdxT; protein product: MRIAVIAIQGNVEEHITAAKRAIEDMDIPAEVIPVRHSGTIPSCDAIILPGGESTTLGRLIARERMDIEIKDAATSGKAIMGTCAGLVLLAKDGGEQAKRTGQKLLKVMDIDVNRNAFGSQRNSFEVPLEVAHLDSPYNAVFIRAPAITWVGPEVEVIARFEKWIVAAKQGNILALSFHPELTQDLRIHHYFFGLVK
- a CDS encoding MFS transporter; its protein translation is MTKIKTHPEEEPDFLISGIKKNVFVLGLVSLFTDIASEMIYPVIPLFLTLVLGVPMSVVGLIEGLAESAASILKVVSGWFSDKKGMRKPFLVLGYSISAFSKPVLALALGWPHVLIARLMDRTGKGLRTSARDALIADSCDPVNRGRSFGLHRSMDTIGAVVGPMIALVLLYMTSLNYRLVFLVAFIPGLISILLVAFFVEERKCARTDTIYFNISQFGRHYKVFLLITIIFALGNSSNVFLILRAQEMGFSPYLVILSYILFNIVYSLFSFPLGTLSDKKGRRDIMTAGFLVFAGVYFGFALIQESIYVWPLFIIYGLYEALTEGIGKAYVVDLVPSDKRATALGIYYAATGMMMLFASIIAGLLWDILGAPVPFIFGGSMAVLSALLLLVLMPQMHHIME
- a CDS encoding HAD-IC family P-type ATPase; amino-acid sequence: MPNGTSWYQLPVEEVFEALNSGYSGLTSEEVKTRLDHFGYNELKFKKKSPIIRLLMQFNSGLIYILLISAVITTVLDMLMDTIVILAVVIANAIIGFIQEGKAEESVEALKKMMVPECLVTRDGRNTIIPARELVPGDVVHLEGGNRVPADLRLFYAKHIRADESALTGESVPVPKSIDRIPLSDPSPGDQHCIAFSGTFITQGSGQGIVIGTGEQTEIGRIAKLMTEIKKITTPLMQRMNQFSSFLVRIILAITLLNFILAIYLGHFSIEYAFLASVSLAVAAIPEGLPAIITITLAIGVTAMARKNALVKRLPAAETLGSTTVICSDKTGTLTKNQMTVSRIYCGGKDYTVTGVGYEPKGEFIAGDAIINPAQCDPDLIKTLMAGYMCNDAVLIQKSEEYSIIGDPTEGAIIVSAEKAGIVDINEKTEKHPRMDVIPFESEQQYMATLHEGDSSCNIIYVKGSPERVLKMCTYHLVNGEVVHLDEKAVQIIEDKAGDMAQNALRVLAMAYKTVNKDKTSLHSDCVKELTFLGLQGMIDPPREEVIEAVAKCRSAGIRTIMITGDHALTAKAIAEQLGICGPTSTVLRGDDISHMSDDQLYDIVESVSVYARVAPEHKYRITKQLQRHGHIVAVTGDGVNDAPALKAADIGIAMGIIGTDVSKEASDMILIDDNFASIVAAVEEGRYVFDNIKKVILYTLPTNGGQSLLVIGALLLSPFLILFNNRLPVEPVQILWINLLDAVALALPIIMEPMEKGLLERSPRDPNEKITSAPFFKKVGLVSIAMAAAGFFIYSYYGMPAIVDGVVVHEDIIRQAQTAAFTTVIIVHLCYLITARSITKSAFTFSPFSNRWLLAGIAITISLQLLLIYVLPDIGFNPLRTAPIPIDWWGIMFLAALPGFFIIEIEKFLTKRFGNAA